The following coding sequences are from one Flexibacter flexilis DSM 6793 window:
- a CDS encoding MlaE family ABC transporter permease: MTSLGHYFIFLGSLFRNREPLRVYPKLILDEMVTIGTESFVLVAIVSSFIGAVTAVQTAHNMVSPLIPNYVIGTIVRDMTLLELATTFTCVILSGKVGSSIAGGLGTMRITEQIDALEVMGVNSASYLVLPKVIAALITFPMLVVMAGFLSLMGGYLAGTLSGLLTETEYIYGIRSTFDPYNITFALIKSFVFAFLISSISAYKGYFTRGGALEVGRASTEAVTNSCIAVLLADYALAQLLL, translated from the coding sequence ATGACCAGCTTAGGGCATTATTTTATTTTTTTGGGAAGTCTTTTTCGCAACCGTGAGCCGTTGCGCGTGTATCCCAAACTCATCCTCGACGAGATGGTAACCATTGGCACAGAATCTTTTGTGTTGGTAGCCATCGTATCGAGTTTTATCGGGGCGGTTACTGCCGTCCAAACGGCACATAATATGGTGAGTCCGCTTATTCCTAACTACGTGATTGGCACTATCGTGCGCGACATGACTTTGTTGGAACTGGCCACGACCTTTACTTGCGTGATTCTTTCGGGCAAAGTGGGTTCGAGCATTGCGGGCGGTTTGGGCACGATGCGCATTACAGAACAAATTGACGCACTGGAAGTTATGGGCGTAAATTCAGCTTCTTATTTGGTTTTGCCAAAAGTAATTGCGGCTTTGATTACTTTCCCGATGTTGGTGGTAATGGCTGGATTTTTGTCCCTGATGGGCGGTTATTTGGCGGGTACGTTATCGGGTTTGCTTACCGAAACCGAGTATATTTATGGTATTCGCTCCACGTTCGATCCCTACAACATTACTTTTGCACTTATCAAAAGTTTTGTTTTTGCCTTCCTAATTTCCTCTATATCAGCCTATAAAGGTTATTTTACGCGCGGTGGAGCTTTGGAAGTAGGACGTGCCAGTACGGAAGCTGTAACAAATAGCTGTATTGCTGTGTTATTAGCCGACTACGCATTGGCTCAACTGCTACTGTAA
- a CDS encoding ABC transporter ATP-binding protein, which yields MIEIKNIKKSFNGKTVLDGISGRFENGNNSLIIGSSGTGKSVLLKCIVGLIKPDEGQILYDGRDLINGTIQERKAIRREIGMLFQGSALFDSKTVEENVRFPLDMMTEMTPEEKADRVHFCLKRVGLEAAATKKPSEISGGMQKRVGIARAIVLNPKYLFCDEPNSGLDPQTSIKIDELISEITDEYKMTTIVVTHDMNSVVGIGEYIMFLYQGRKVWEGDNQSILNSDVTSLQDFIFASKMMRSMKTLHDKGF from the coding sequence ATGATTGAAATAAAAAATATAAAAAAGTCGTTCAACGGCAAAACCGTACTTGATGGCATTTCTGGCCGTTTCGAGAACGGAAACAATAGCCTTATCATTGGTTCGAGCGGTACGGGCAAAAGCGTTTTGCTCAAATGTATCGTGGGGCTTATCAAACCCGACGAAGGCCAAATTCTGTACGATGGCCGCGACCTTATCAACGGCACGATTCAGGAACGCAAAGCCATTCGCCGCGAAATCGGAATGTTATTTCAAGGAAGTGCGCTTTTCGACTCCAAAACCGTAGAAGAAAACGTACGTTTTCCGCTGGACATGATGACGGAAATGACACCAGAAGAAAAAGCCGACCGCGTACATTTTTGTCTCAAACGTGTAGGCTTGGAAGCTGCCGCCACCAAAAAACCATCAGAAATTAGTGGTGGTATGCAAAAACGTGTGGGCATTGCGCGGGCTATCGTCCTGAATCCCAAGTATTTGTTTTGCGACGAACCGAACTCTGGCCTCGACCCGCAAACTTCCATCAAAATCGACGAACTAATTTCTGAAATTACGGACGAATACAAAATGACGACCATCGTCGTAACCCACGACATGAACTCGGTGGTAGGCATCGGCGAATACATCATGTTCTTGTATCAAGGCCGCAAAGTGTGGGAAGGCGATAATCAGTCTATTCTGAACAGTGATGTTACTTCGCTGCAAGACTTTATTTTTGCCAGCAAAATGATGCGCAGCATGAAAACACTCCACGACAAAGGCTTTTAA
- the rsmG gene encoding 16S rRNA (guanine(527)-N(7))-methyltransferase RsmG has product MEILLKYFPELTAAQQAQFARLQPLYEEWNSKINVISRKDMEHFYERHVLHSLGIAKVMDFKEDTHVLDLGTGGGFPGIPLAIMYPKVQFHLVDSIGKKITVVQAIAEALALPNVKAEQARVESLRDHYDFVVSRAVAPMTDLQRWTHNKFNKHYNNKLKNGIICLKGGDLAEELAATGKKSRVFPLNSFFEEEFFETKKVVYMAMI; this is encoded by the coding sequence TTGGAAATTCTACTCAAATATTTTCCTGAGCTAACGGCAGCGCAGCAAGCGCAATTTGCTCGTTTGCAGCCTCTTTACGAAGAATGGAATAGCAAAATCAATGTTATTTCTCGCAAAGACATGGAGCATTTTTACGAACGCCACGTATTGCATTCGTTGGGCATAGCCAAAGTAATGGACTTTAAAGAAGATACCCACGTATTAGACTTAGGCACGGGCGGCGGCTTTCCAGGTATTCCGCTCGCGATTATGTATCCGAAAGTACAATTTCATTTGGTAGATTCTATTGGCAAAAAAATTACGGTGGTGCAAGCCATAGCCGAAGCCCTCGCCCTGCCCAACGTAAAAGCAGAGCAAGCACGTGTGGAAAGTTTGCGCGATCATTATGACTTTGTGGTGAGCCGTGCCGTAGCTCCCATGACGGATTTGCAACGCTGGACGCACAATAAATTCAACAAACATTACAATAATAAGCTCAAAAACGGCATTATTTGTTTGAAAGGTGGCGACCTTGCCGAAGAGTTGGCCGCTACGGGCAAAAAATCTCGTGTATTTCCGCTTAATTCTTTTTTTGAAGAAGAATTTTTTGAAACGAAAAAAGTGGTCTATATGGCCATGATTTAG